Proteins encoded together in one Musa acuminata AAA Group cultivar baxijiao chromosome BXJ3-6, Cavendish_Baxijiao_AAA, whole genome shotgun sequence window:
- the LOC135639439 gene encoding homocysteine S-methyltransferase 2-like isoform X1, producing MGFGSGDPQAVMREFLHQVGGCAVIDGGLATELEANGADLNDPLWSAKCLIGSPHLIRKVHLDYLEAGAHVIITSSYQATIQGFKSRGFSQEESEDLLRRSVQIAREARDIFYNDCLRGYGGQSDIKKHTVLVAASIGSYGAYLADGSEYSGHYGKDMTIENLKDFHRRRLEVLAEGGADLIVFETIPNKLEAQAYAELLEEDNISIPAWFSFNSKDGVNVVSGDSLTECVSIADSCKKVVAVGINCTPPRFIHGLILSIKKVTKKPILIYPNSGERYDADKKEWVESTGVTDEDFVSYVQVWHEAGACLIGGCCRTTPNTIRGISLALQKEHAIPRESVP from the exons ATGGGGTTTGGGAGCGGCGATCCGCAGGCGGTGATGAGGGAGTTTCTGCACCAGGTCGGGGGCTGCGCCGTCATCGACGGCGGGCTCGCAACGGAGCTCGAGGCCAACGGCGCCGATCTCAACGACCCTCTCTGGAGCGCCAAATGCCTCATTGGCTCTCCCCACCTCATCCGCAAG GTTCATCTGGACTATCTTGAAGCTGGTGCACATGTTATAATCACATCATCCTATCAG GCTACCATTCAGGGTTTCAAGTCAAGGGGCTTCTCTCAAGAAGAAAGTGAAGACTTATTGCGGAGAAGTGTTCAAATTGCACGTGAAGCTCGTGATATATTTTATAACGATTGCTTAAGAGGATATGGTGGCCAAAGTGACATTAAAAAGCACACTGTTTTGGTGGCAGCCTCCATAGGAAGCTATGGAGCTTATTTAGCAGATGGTTCTGAGTATAG TGGGCACTATGGCAAAGATATGACCATAGAAAATTTGAAGGATTTTCATAGAAGAAGACTTGAGGTCCTTGCTGAAGGAGGTGCTGATTTGATAGTTTTTGAAACAATTCCAAATAAATTGGAAGCTCAG GCATATGCTGAACTTCTTGAGGAAGATAATATAAGCATTCCTGCTTGGTTTTCTTTTAATTCAAAGGATGGTGTTAATGTGGTTAGTGGAGATTCATTGACTGAATGTGTCTCGATTGCTGATTCATGTAAGAAGGTAGTGGCTGTTGGAATAAACTGCACTCCTCCGAGATTCATCCATGGATTAATCCTCTCCATAAAAAAG GTGACAAAGAAACCAATTTTGATATATCCAAATAGTGGAGAGAGATATGATGCTGATAAAAAGGAATGGGTG GAATCCACTGGTGTCACCGATGAAGATTTTGTTTCTTATGTTCAAGTATGGCATGAAGCTGGAGCCTGCCTGATTGGAGGCTGTTGCAGGACTACTCCGAACACGATAAGAGGCATATCTCTTGCTCTTCAGAAGGAACATGCTATTCCAAGAGAATCTGTACCATAA
- the LOC135639439 gene encoding homocysteine S-methyltransferase 2-like isoform X2: protein MGFGSGDPQAVMREFLHQVGGCAVIDGGLATELEANGADLNDPLWSAKCLIGSPHLIRKVHLDYLEAGAHVIITSSYQGFKSRGFSQEESEDLLRRSVQIAREARDIFYNDCLRGYGGQSDIKKHTVLVAASIGSYGAYLADGSEYSGHYGKDMTIENLKDFHRRRLEVLAEGGADLIVFETIPNKLEAQAYAELLEEDNISIPAWFSFNSKDGVNVVSGDSLTECVSIADSCKKVVAVGINCTPPRFIHGLILSIKKVTKKPILIYPNSGERYDADKKEWVESTGVTDEDFVSYVQVWHEAGACLIGGCCRTTPNTIRGISLALQKEHAIPRESVP, encoded by the exons ATGGGGTTTGGGAGCGGCGATCCGCAGGCGGTGATGAGGGAGTTTCTGCACCAGGTCGGGGGCTGCGCCGTCATCGACGGCGGGCTCGCAACGGAGCTCGAGGCCAACGGCGCCGATCTCAACGACCCTCTCTGGAGCGCCAAATGCCTCATTGGCTCTCCCCACCTCATCCGCAAG GTTCATCTGGACTATCTTGAAGCTGGTGCACATGTTATAATCACATCATCCTATCAG GGTTTCAAGTCAAGGGGCTTCTCTCAAGAAGAAAGTGAAGACTTATTGCGGAGAAGTGTTCAAATTGCACGTGAAGCTCGTGATATATTTTATAACGATTGCTTAAGAGGATATGGTGGCCAAAGTGACATTAAAAAGCACACTGTTTTGGTGGCAGCCTCCATAGGAAGCTATGGAGCTTATTTAGCAGATGGTTCTGAGTATAG TGGGCACTATGGCAAAGATATGACCATAGAAAATTTGAAGGATTTTCATAGAAGAAGACTTGAGGTCCTTGCTGAAGGAGGTGCTGATTTGATAGTTTTTGAAACAATTCCAAATAAATTGGAAGCTCAG GCATATGCTGAACTTCTTGAGGAAGATAATATAAGCATTCCTGCTTGGTTTTCTTTTAATTCAAAGGATGGTGTTAATGTGGTTAGTGGAGATTCATTGACTGAATGTGTCTCGATTGCTGATTCATGTAAGAAGGTAGTGGCTGTTGGAATAAACTGCACTCCTCCGAGATTCATCCATGGATTAATCCTCTCCATAAAAAAG GTGACAAAGAAACCAATTTTGATATATCCAAATAGTGGAGAGAGATATGATGCTGATAAAAAGGAATGGGTG GAATCCACTGGTGTCACCGATGAAGATTTTGTTTCTTATGTTCAAGTATGGCATGAAGCTGGAGCCTGCCTGATTGGAGGCTGTTGCAGGACTACTCCGAACACGATAAGAGGCATATCTCTTGCTCTTCAGAAGGAACATGCTATTCCAAGAGAATCTGTACCATAA
- the LOC103989855 gene encoding vicilin Cor a 11.0101-like has product MVAKSEAFLLCLTVLVLSATVVLGYRGLGVDNPQDPEQRLQQCRQQCQQQQRGQEQRIQCQHRCEDRYQEEMRERGRPGQGGDDDPARRRLDDCRQRCGHQHPHDEQQRRQCESRCEAQYEEERRGRREVAVGVQTHEDPERRYRQCRQECTQRAQDKRQLQQCEHRCEEEYKEQRHREGNPRQKKEETTTGERNPYFFDRDSFYEQVRTEHGHVMVLENFLEKSELLLGIANYRIAMVGLNPRAFLVPHHLDADAIYYVARGCGVLTLVCEEKKETHELRRGDILEAPAGAIIYMINKDSNKEFLLIKLLHPVSTPGRFEVFYGAGGQNPKSFFPSFSDEILEAAFNTRRDRLSRIFGQQRKGGIVEASEEQVRALSRHASEGGQWPFGESKGPFNLLEKRPIHSSRRGQMHEADGDDYRPLKQLDLRVSHANLTEGSMVAPFYDSRSTKIAVILEGSGYVETICPHLSERGRSREEGGERREGREGGQRYQKVRSQVSRGTVAIIPPGHPSVTVASRGGNLEVVCFEIRAERNVRNFLAGRNNVLKQLDREAKELSFDMPAREVDEVLNAQGEQIIVAGPEERERRERPLLPMLEIAEAFM; this is encoded by the exons ATGGTGGCCAAATCGGAAGCTTTTCTTCTTTGCCTTACCGTCCTCGTCTTGTCGGCCACTGTAGTTCTGGGTTACCGCGGTCTCGGTGTCGACAACCCGCAGGATCCCGAGCAGCGGCTGCAGCAGTGCAGGCAGCAGTGCCAGCAGCAGCAGCGCGGCCAGGAGCAGCGGATTCAGTGCCAGCACCGGTGCGAAGACCGGTACCAAGAAGAAATGCGGGAGCGTGGGCGGCCCGGACAGGGTGGCGACGATGACCCCGCTCGGCGGCGGTTAGATGATTGCAGGCAGCGGTGCGGGCACCAGCACCCACACGACGAACAGCAGCGCAGGCAGTGCGAGAGCCGGTGCGAGGCGCAGTACGAGGAAGAGCGAAGGGGGCGGCGGGAGGTCGCTGTTGGAGTACAAACCCACGAAGATCCTGAAAGGCGATACCGGCAATGCCGCCAGGAGTGCACGCAGAGAGCACAAGATAAGAGGCAGCTACAACAGTGCGAGCATCGGTGCGAGGAGGAGTACAAAGAACAGCGCCACCGTGAAGGTAACCCTCGCCAGAAGAAGGAAGAGACGACGACTGGGGAGAGGAACCCCTACTTCTTCGATCGAGATAGCTTCTATGAACAAGTGAGGACGGAGCATGGTCATGTCATGGTCCTCGAAAACTTCTTGGAGAAGTCGGAGCTCCTACTGGGGATCGCCAACTACCGCATCGCTATGGTTGGGTTGAATCCTCGTGCGTTCTTGGTGCCTCATCACTTGGATGCTGATGCAATCTACTATGTCGCGAGAG GGTGTGGAGTCTTAACTTTGGTATGCGAAGAGAAGAAGGAAACGCATGAGCTCCGCCGGGGAGATATCCTGGAGGCGCCGGCAGGAGCAATTATTTACATGATCAACAAAGACAGCAATAAGGAGTTTCTCTTGATCAAGCTCCTTCATCCGGTTTCTACACCTGGCCGCTTCGAG GTCTTCTATGGTGCTGGAGGACAAAATCCTAAGTCGTTCTTCCCGAGTTTCAGCGACGAAATCTTGGAAGCTGCCTTCAAC ACGCGACGAGATCGATTGAGCAGAATCTTTGGGCAACAGCGGAAAGGAGGCATTGTGGAGGCGTCCGAGGAGCAGGTCCGCGCACTGAGCCGCCACGCCTCCGAGGGTGGCCAATGGCCGTTTGGCGAATCTAAGGGTCCATTCAATCTCCTCGAGAAGCGGCCGATCCATTCGAGCAGACGGGGACAGATGCACGAGGCCGACGGCGACGACTACCGGCCGCTTAAACAGTTGGACCTCCGAGTCTCCCATGCTAACCTTACCGAG GGCTCCATGGTTGCACCATTCTACGACTCCAGGTCGACAAAGATCGCCGTAATACTGGAAGGAAGTGGCTACGTCGAGACTATATGCCCTCATTTGTCTGAGCGAGGCAGGAGCAGGGAGGAGGGCGGAGAAAGACGCGAGGGCCGGGAAGGAGGTCAGCGCTATCAAAAGGTCCGCTCCCAGGTCTCGCGCGGCACCGTGGCCATCATCCCTCCGGGCCACCCTTCAGTGACCGTCGCTTCGCGCGGCGGAAACCTCGAGGTCGTATGCTTCGAGATCCGCGCCGAGAGGAACGTGAGGAACTTCCTCGCAG GGAGGAACAATGTGTTGAAGCAGCTGGATAGGGAGGCCAAGGAGCTGTCGTTCGACATGCCGGCCAGGGAGGTTGATGAGGTGCTCAACGCGCAGGGCGAGCAGATCATCGTCGCCGGCCCGGAGGAGCGGGAGCGCCGTGAACGTCCGCTGCTGCCCATGCTCGAGATCGCCGAGGCTTTCATGTGA
- the LOC135641453 gene encoding uncharacterized protein LOC135641453: MDQHKGAGAKEEDREEKKTVPGITLRPFTLSDVDDFMTWATDDRVMRFSRRPTCTTKDECLTHMKDLIMPHPWCRAICIDDDGRPVGLVSVMPAPGADVHRASIGFAIAYDYWGHGIATATVKKAASAVFEEWPFLERLDAIAEVNNTASRRVLEKAGFQREAVLRSYLALRGESKDMVMYSLLSADSTVR; encoded by the coding sequence ATGGATCAACACAAGGGTGCGGGAGCAAAAGAAGAAgatagagaagagaagaagaccgTTCCTGGGATCACCCTCCGGCCATTCACGCTCTCCGACGTCGACGACTTCATGACATGGGCGACCGACGACCGCGTTATGCGCTTCTCACGTAGACCTACGTGCACTACCAAGGACGAGTGCCTGACTCACATGAAGGACCTCATCATGCCTCACCCGTGGTGCCGCGCCATTTGCATCGACGATGACGGCCGGCCGGTGGGCTTAGTCTCCGTTATGCCGGCTCCGGGGGCTGACGTCCACCGAGCCTCGATCGGCTTCGCCATCGCCTACGACTACTGGGGCCACGGAATCGCCACCGCAACGGTGAAGAAGGCGGCGTCTGCCGTCTTCGAAGAGTGGCCGTTTCTGGAGAGGCTCGACGCCATAGCCGAGGTGAACAACACTGCCTCTCGGAGGGTGCTGGAGAAGGCTGGGTTCCAGAGAGAGGCTGTGCTCAGAAGCTATCTTGCGTTGAGAGGGGAAAGCAAGGACATGGTCATGTATAGTTTGCTCTCTGCTGATTCTACGGTTCGGTGA
- the LOC135639953 gene encoding TATA-box-binding protein-like, with the protein MADQGSQGKQLLSRHPSGVVFTIQNVVSTVNMDCKLDLKTIALLARNSEYNPKRFAAIIMRIREPKTTALMFASGQMVCTGAKSEQQSKLAARKFARIVQKLGFPAKFKDFKIQNMLSSCDIKFPIRLEGLSYSHDAFCSYEPEIFPGLIYRMRQSRMVLLIFASGKIILTGAKSEDDTHAAFENIYPVLTEFRKIQQ; encoded by the exons ATGGCCGATCAGGGTTCGCAGGGGAAGCAGCTACTTTCCAGGCATCCATCTGGAGTTGTTTTCACTATCCA GAATGTTGTTTCAACAGTAAACATGGATTGTAAGTTGGATCTTAAGACCATAGCTCTACTAGCCCGTAATTCAGAGTACAATCCCAAG CGTTTTGCTGCAATCATAATGAGAATACGAGAACCAAAAACCACAGCATTGATGTTCGCATCTGGACAAATG GTTTGTACTGGAGCAAAGAGCGAGCAGCAATCGAAGCTCGCAGCACGGAAG tttgcTCGTATTGTCCAGAAGCTTGGCTTCCCAGCCAAATTCAAG GATTTTAAAATCCAGAATATGCTTAGTTCATGTGACATCAAGTTTCCCATAAGGCTTGAGGGCCTTTCCTATTCTCATGATGCCTTCTGTAGT TATGAACCAGAGATCTTTCCTGGTCTGATATATCGGATGAGACAATCAAGGAtggtacttctcatttttgcttctGGCAAGATTATTCTCACTGGGGCTAAG TCGGAAGATGACACACATGCTGCGTTTGAGAATATCTATCCAGTCCTTACAGAATTCAGGAAAATCCAGCAATG A
- the LOC103989856 gene encoding pentatricopeptide repeat-containing protein At4g18520, chloroplastic-like yields MKEIKKNAKTDISYDQRHNPARKQSRKHVDYSTKLPSTTKAIVISSATDHESKQKVEHKSQASRLSKTHPLSNHHHLPQLHRHAPLPHDGFKSLLSLLRRSSSFVLPQLHARILESRLAHAYLTSDDLPPAGLPLEQDHQRVLRRFWEAVAVCDRMLVRGVRPNEFTFTFVLPACAGARSASEGRRAHGNVLSFGCGSNVFVATALVDMYGKCGDVRMARKVFDGMPVRGTASFNALIVGYVLNGESIFNHMQESAVQFDAMTMVGVLQACSYLGALQRGR; encoded by the exons ATGAAGGAGATTAAGAAAAATGCAAAAACTGATATTTCATACGATCAGAGGCACAACCCAGCAAGAAAGCAGAGCAGAAAG CATGTAGATTACAGCACTAAGCTACCAAGTACTACTAAAGCAATTGTAATCTCCTCGGCCACAGACCATGAAAGCAAGCAAAAGGTCGAACACAAGTCGCAAGCATCGAGGCTGAGCAAAACGCACCCTCTCTCAaaccaccaccacctcccccaACTCCATCGCCACGCACCGCTGCCTCATGACGGCTTCAAGTCTCTTCTTTCCCTCCTCCGCCGCTCCTCCTCTTTCGTCCTCCCCCAACTCCACGCAAGAATCCTCGAGTCCCGCCTCGCCCACGCCTACCTCACGTCCGATGACCTGCCCCCCGCCGGTCTTCCTCTGGAACAAGACCATCAAAGGGTGCTCCGACGCTTCTGGGAGGCCGTTGCCGTGTGCGACCGGATGCTCGTGCGCGGCGTGCGGCCCAACGAGTTCACCTTCACCTTCGTCCTCCCGGCCTGCGCCGGTGCGCGGTCAGCCTCCGAGGGCCGTAGGGCCCACGGCAACGTGCTGAGCTTCGGGTGCGGCTCCAACGTCTTCGTCGCAACCGCGCTCGTCGATATGTATGGGAAGTGTGGTGACGTACGCATGGCGAGGAAGGTGTTTGACGGAATGCCCGTGCGAGGTACCGCGAGCTTTAACGCTCTGATTGTTGG GTACGTGTTGAACGGTGAATCCATATTCAACCATATGCAAGAATCCGCAGTCCAATTCGATGCGATGACCATGGTCGGTGTGTTGCAGGCTTGTTCCTATCTCGGTGCCCTGCAACGAGGAAGATAG
- the LOC135641454 gene encoding pentatricopeptide repeat-containing protein At3g26782, mitochondrial-like — translation MEITVHLGAALINMYARCGSIKESRRVFDRIPERDLISWTAIICGYGMHRLAEDAELLFRFDGVTFMGLLMGFSHKGLVQKGQQYYGRMIQQYGFKPALEHHSSMVDKLGRAGRLDEAEEFTGNMDVEPDASILRIDPGYAGWYVLMSNIYAFARCWDGVARMRLLMEENRISKPPGWSSIEIGGQMHTFLAFDKSHPRSNEIYMFLKDLEKRMRIEHYVPEIKCVLSKLDEEHKEDMLRGHSERLAIAFGILGTGDGEVLRMVLAPVVTIGESGIPRLYQGIGRSTSGSLSCRLFLVAAFPSLKYTWFDGARTLA, via the exons ATGGAGATCACTGTTCACTTGGGCGCAGCTCTGATAAACATGTATGCTCGGTGCGGTAGCATTAAAGAATCTCGAAGGGTGTTCGATAGAATACCTGAGAGAGATTTGATCAGTTGGACTGCCATCATTTGTGGATATGGGATGCATAGACTAGCTGAAGATGCAGAGCTTCTCTTTAGGTTCGATGGTGTCACCTTCATGGGGCTTTTGATGGGATTCAGCCATAAAGGGCTGGTTCAAAAGGGTCAACAATACTATGGCAGAATGATCCAACAGTATGGTTTTAAGCCTGCTCTGGAGCACCACAGTTCCATGGTTGATAAGCTTGGTCGAGCAGGTAGACTGGATGAGGCTGAGGAGTTCACTGGAAACATGGACGTGGAGCCTGATGCAAGT ATTCTGAGGATCGACCCTGGTTATGCAGGTTGGTACGTCCTGATGTCTAACATCTATGCGTTTGCGAGATGTTGGGATGGTGTTGCAAGGATGAGGCTTCTGATGGAGGAGAATAGGATATCAAAGCCTCCTGGATGGAGTTCGATCGAGATTGGAGGTCAAATGCACACCTTCCTTGCGTTCGATAAGTCGCATCCTAGGTCGAACGAGATATACATGTTTCTCAAGGACCTCGAAAAGAGGATGCGTATCGAGCATTATGTGCCGGAGATAAAATGTGTGCTAAGCAAATTGGATGAGGAACACAAGGAAGACATGCTCCGTGGCCATAGCGAGCGATTAGCCATTGCATTTGGGATCTTAGGCACAGGAGATGGTGAAGTGTTGAGG ATGGTGCTTGCTCCTGTGGTGACTATTGGTGAGAGTGGCATTCCCAGGTTGTATCAGGGTATCGGGCGGTCGACCTCTGGCTCTCTCTCATGCAGACTCTTCCTGGTCGCAGCTTTTCCATCTCTAAAATATACCTGGTTTGATGGTGCAAGAACTCTTGCTTAG